AGCACCTGATTGAACGGGTTAATTCACGtcgttttaaaaatgtattcatcgAAACCTAAGAAGCAAGTACTATCCTATTATTCTGGTATCAGGTTATTTGGAAGTCGAGAATCCGTCCAAGACGCGTTTCTTCCTGCCACACCTCAGATGTGATGTGTCAGGGCCCAAAGACGAATCTAATCCttctaaagatatttttaaataaaaatattattttaaataaaaatacatctttgaCTGTGAACTTGGGGTAGGAGGTAGATTCTTGAAAGGAATGACTCCTCACCCCTGTGGAAGGCGCACATCTAAAAAAAATCCCTCCTAGGACTGGCAAGTCTTCTCAGAATCATTAATTCCATCTTCCTGTTTGTTATTACACTGACAAAGAGGTTAATTGCCATTAGAATTGCAATAATTAGAATTCTAACAGCTACCTTCTTGTGGTTACAAGCTTCAAGCATCTGTCATTCACTCAAAGTTTCCAAGCACCCGGCAGGTGTCCTGCCTGTCCTGTGTCCTCCTGGGGGTACAGGGCTGAGCGGGAAGCCCTTGTCCGCAGCGTCCTCCTGGGCCTTTCCAGCAGCAGGAGTGCTCCCTCCCCTGCATCCTCAAGCCCTGACCTTGACCGCTTGTGCAACCTTGCGAAGGGATCTGTTAAAAGCTGTTGCGTGCTGTCATGTGACCTACCTTCCCGAAGGTTTATGACTTGTCTAGTTCATCCACCTATGTACAGTTTAACCCCCAGCACAGCACTTTGTATGACAAGTGGTGAATAAATGGTTTTGAATGAGTGAGTGTTGGAGAGAGATCAACTAAATATCTGATGTTTTTCAAAGTTGACTGAAAAGGAAAATTCATTATCACAGTGACGCTGTGATGGATTTCAACGACCCCATGTTGAAAGCATAAGGCTGCCTGTTTCCAGGAAACTACCACCAGTGCTGGCAGCATACCAGATGGCCAGATGTTGGACAGAGAACCACCACCCTTTGGCGTGGGATTTATAAAGTGCCCTATGTTTTCAGCATATCAAAAATGTAGCCTTTGCTCACTCGACCTTATCCTAATTAAACAAATTTTCATGTCGGTTCAGTGAAAAACTATCTTATCTAAGGTAAACCTATCCAAGGTTTCTATTTCTTATGAAAACTCCGATTTAGTGTTTGCAAAATAACACAAGAATTTgattcttcagaacctttatGGTTACTTAAATTTAAGTACTTTGGGAAACCTGAAAAGAGCTtgtatgatcaccttatcttccTACCAAGGGAAGCTGACTGAATAAACAGTAAAACCTCATTCCACTGCTTCCCCACATGTGGAATCTGTGTTTGGATGTGATCTGAAGTTCACCTCAGCAGTCTCAGTGAAAAGCAGGGCTTGCCAAGTCAATGAGCCCCTTAGGGGTGCCCGTTCACACCGATACAGCCACGACAGCGACCCTGCATCACCAATGACTAGCGTCAGGCTCTTGGGACAGACACCAAGAGTCTATATCCAGTGAGATCAGACACATATGTAAGTAACTAAAAATACAAAGGGAGAATAAGgtgaaaaacacaacaaaccacTAGGGTCAAATAAAGAAGGAGAGATCAGGAAAGAGTTCTAAGAACTAACTTTGGGATGGCCCTTAAAGGGTTTTCAGTAAGTAGACACAGCAGAGGGTGAAGGGTAGCAATGTGGAACTGGAGAGAGATGGTAAAGGCAGAGAGGCAAGTTCTTCACAGGCCAGGTTTGGGGCCTTAGCCCGGAAGCACACAGCCCCTTCCGCAGTGTGGAGGACAGCAGGGCTCCTTCTGTAAGGCCCACCTTCCAGATGCGGCTTCCTTCTGCAAGCGGGAGCTGCCACAACTGGAGTTCTAATGTGCTAATTAGAAACCACTCTACCAGGAAAGCATTTCAAAGTAAGGTACTATGACAACTCCCTCCAATTCAGCCTTTCCTAAACGGTATTTCACAATTCACTGCTGTCCCCCAGGCCACTAGCCGACATCTGGCGTTCCACGATCAAGACAGTTTACGAAGCACATCTTTACTGCAGAACCTGCGACCTGTTAACTGGGCTTATTGTATGTACATATGAGTGGGAACCTTTGAAAGGTGAGTTTAACAAGCAGACTATTTAACCACAGGAcccttgaaaacaaaacaaaacaactgacaCTAACTCAAAGAACAAGAATGTCACAGAACACCTGAGACATTCTGCCCTAATCAACTACAGCAGAAGTTCTATCTACCAGGCAACCTCAAACCTCCGCTAAACATGGTAGCCACCAGCCCCATGTAGCTATATAAATGCAACCTTAACGAAAACGTAAAATTCGGTTCCTCAGACACACTGTTCACATTTCAAGTGCGTGTGGCTAGCGGCTACCCTCCTAATGGACAGAGAACATTTCCACCACTGCCGAAAATTCTACTGGATGGAGCTGATGGGACAATAAAGAGATCATTAAGTCATTACAGTTAGTTTCTTTTGTGAGTCCTTCTGAATTAAAACTacattatttccaaaaaaaatatatatatattcctttaaaGTTCAAATATTCTAGAATTCAAACTTTTCCGTACTTTGGAGAGCTCTTTCCCCATAGTAAGCCTAAGTAAGTCACACTGATGTTTATTGAACATGAATGGacactttctaaaatgcaaagaaagaatGTCTACTGCAATGTGAGGAGAAAGGGGGAATGTGAGCCTAACCCTAAAAGCCTCTCAATCACAGGTTCACAGTCACAGAACTATATTACATTTTAGCTACTGGGGTGACCAGATACCATGTTCTAGGAAAACCACTGACAGCTGTGCTAACGTTCACCCCAAGACTACGAAGTCTTTTCAGAACCAAAGAAAGATGGCCGCCTtctccagtggttctcagcttcGCTCCCACTCAGAGGCGGCTGGACGTGTGTGTCCTGATCACGGGGCCCGACATTCCCCACGCCCTACCCGCTCCAGTTCTCACCTGTGTGAGTGCGAAGATGAGCCTTGAGGTGGGAACTTTTGAAGTAGGTTTTCTGGCAGCCTGGGAAGTTGCAGACATAGTTCCTCCTTCGGGAAAAGTCCACCTGAGGGGCGCAGTTCTGACCGGACGCAATGAACACTGGGGCCGGGGCAAGGGGCAGTAACCTGCTGTTCCCCACTGCCATGCCACTAGACGAACACGCGGCAGGCTGTGGGAGGGCCCCCTGGGGCAGAACCAACATCACAGTTCCCTGAGGCACAGACGGTCCCACGAACACAGGCTGGGGCACTGGAGCAGCGTGGGGTAAGATGGGTTTGACAGTCCCTGCAGACACTTGGGGAGGTGGCTTCAAAAACGCTGATAACATGCCACTCTGTCCAGTCACAGGGATCATTTGGCAAAGGACAGGGGGACTAGGAATGGGGACAGAAATCAGAGGGGTGGCTTTCCTTGGCAagtcattttcataattctttgGTGAGCAGGTCTGAATTGCAACGGGCCACCCTGCCTGCTGGGCTTTGTCGGTGGGGCTCAGGCCACTGGACTCGTGCAAACAAGGCTGACAGGACGCTGCGTTAACGCTGAGCACACGGTCTGCGAGGTGTGTGTCCTGCACAGCTTCAACGTGCCCCAGAAACCGCACTTCTCCTTCCGCGCTGGCCAAAGGTTGGTGTGCTTGAGTCTGGGTGGTAGGAACGTAGGCATTAGCAGGACCCCCCCCAGTGTGGCAAATGACACTTGTCACCGTGGCCCTGCAGTGAGCGCTGACAGCTGGCTCCGGCAGCTCTGGCTTCCAACCAGGCAGggccctctctgccctcctgctCAGCACTCCGGCTGCCCCAGTAGAGGCTGGGGGGACAGCCACGACCATCGGTGCTTTGGAATCAGTTACTTGGGAAGGAACAACTGTCCCTGTTGATGGCTCCAGGAGGTCAGGGCTCTGAGGAGGAGtcatgcactttaaaaaaaaaaaaaaagaaaaaaagtactgtGTGAAAAGGTTGTTTTGGTTAAATTTTAAGGAACTTACTTTGATCATGTTGTCCCCAAGGTCTTTACAAAGAAGTATCTAGAAAAGACTGGTCAAAGTCTGCTCACAATCGCACCCAGTGGATATAAAAGCTGCATGAGACACTTTACTTTCTAGTTTTCTCCCCCTTTCCTGACCTCTCTCAAACCCATCCATTTGCTCGGTTATAAGGACGCCAGTGCCATTCCTGGCCTCGCACAGATACCGAAATGAACAATTTGCATATTAGGGTTACAAATGAGAAATCAAACATATTCAAGATGAAAGCTTTGCACGATAATTTTAGATTctcaaaaacttttttaaaaatctcggTGGTAATCATTTAACACACACGTATCCAATCAATCACACAGGTATCCTGTGCCTACTGGATGCGAGGTAAAACCTGTCAGAATGATCCATAAAAGGCCCTGCTCTAACCAGGGGTTCTGCCTACAGCGAGTCTCTGTAACATCTCCCCCACCACTCCCACTTAACTTCAGCCTCTCAGTGGACGATCCCAACGCTGAGATGTGCTCTGGGCAGCCAGGCCTACTACCTGTACAATCCTCTCCACTACCCACAAGTCCCTTCTCATCCCTCTCCAAGTCGGTTTTCCACACTCTCCTTCCAGGGCAGGCTTCCAGCCCAGGACAATTAGATTATAATTTCTAGTTTTGTTAGCAATTGGCAGCTCTCGACTTCTCCAAGTTAAGAAGCAGTTTTTCCCAGTAACTTCATAGCTGTAGcaagttaagaaaacaaaaacaaaaaccagtgcTTGACTGCACCCAACTCACCCAAGAAAGAAGCTGGCTGCCAAGAGGCCAGGGTCTCAACCCAGCTAACAAAGGCTGTCTGGTGCCAAAGCACAGGCTTTCCCCAGCTGTGGCAGCTGATCCTGACCCAGGCCTGGGGTATCTGGGGGAACCTAAGCCTCCACCCTCAGTTCCCCAGGGCAATGAGTACATCTTGCTTTCTTCCATCAATCTGTATGTTTCAGTCTATGGACATGTTCACCCCGTGGCTGCAAGCTATGATCAATCAATGGAAAgcatattttcaaaagataaaacaaGTTTTCACCCTTAGGACCCATACAGGGGAGGGTATGAACTTGCTTGCCAGCTTCGGGTGAATCTCCCCAGGAGCTCTTCAGCATGTTTACTGAAGGTACTCCTGCCATTGCACAAATcgctcctctccccctcctcttacCAGAGTTGATAAAGAATGGAAGTCCTTTGGTAACTCGGGTGTGGCTGCGTCCACGTGCACAATGGTGGAAACATCCCCAGAATCAGAGACAGGTGTGAGGGGTCTTATCTTTAACAAGTCCCCTTTCTGGGATCTCTGACCCCAGGAGCTCATGCAAACAAGAGCCTCGACAGCTTCCATGTCGTTCTGCTCCAAGATGCTGCACGTAGACCTCTCGCTGTCGTGCCGCTTCCTCTCCAGGATTGACTCGCATATGTCCATGATGTCAACCTAAAGTCGACACAACACGGCGGCTGAGACCCTGGAAACACAGGGAGGGGCACCGGGACAGCACGGGGACGCGCACACCAGaagcccgccccgcccccggcagcACGCGCACGCGCTCTGGCTTCCAGGGAAGGATGCCGGCCGAGCGCCGAGGACCACTCGCTCCGAGCCAGCGTTctgcggcggggggtgggggttgggggtggggggagcagaagGAATGGACTTGGTCCGCCAGCGGCTTCCACGTAAAATCCTGACTGTTAACAAAGGTTATTAAGCTAGTGTTCTCCTTCGGGAAATGATTAATAACACTTACTTCCAGAGGTGTGAGCTGCAGTGGCTAGTACCAAACTGTCCccgggggaggaggaaaagacacTGATGGCTGAGGTTGGGTGAGATGAGAGCACAGCCCTTCTGAGTCGGCGAAGCCACCAGAGCGTCCCCACAGACGCATCTGCGACAACCCCGGAGGCTCCACACCAGTGAGGCAGTCACTCAGCAaagccctgggagggagggccTGCGCTGGCTCAGCCCCGgtccccacacccaggagcacCGATTCACGCCACAATGCCAGCGcggggagaggaagaaagtgtAAGATGTGCCACAAGCCCGGGCCCCGAGGACTTTGCAGCGCAGCAGACCGTCTCTTGTCAAGCAAGAGCGGGGCGGGAAGCGACTGAAACTAACTGATCTCTTCGCAGAGAAATTTTACACCTACTAAGATACACACTTCCACTCAGTTTGCCGAAACATCCAACCTGTCCTGCTCAGGTGCCCCCCAAAGCACACAGCCAACGCCGCCGCCTTTACAAACGCCGCTCTGGCCCCACTTCTGCCCGCAGCCCGGGCCTCGGAACGAACTGTGAAGTCACAGACGTGCGGGCTGCCGCCTCCTTGGCCCACAGGCGGGCAGGGACAGGGCGGCGCGGGGCTCCCACACCTCTCTCTCGGCCTCTCAGCGGTCCGCGCGGCTCGACCAGGTCCCAGGTCCAACCAGCAAACTCCTCGCGGCCCTGAGGCCCCGACTGGAGCCCGCCCCCCGCCGCCTTCCCGCCGGCCTTAGCCCCGCCCCTTTCCCCGCCCCCACGTTCCCACAGCCCTTGCCCCGCCCCCACCTTCCCGCCAGCTTTTGCCCCGCCCCCTCACCCTTTCCACCGCCCGTGCGCCGCGTTCCCACAGTCCTTGCCCGTCCgccggcgccccgccccctccgcccgcGTGCCGCGTTCCCGCCAGCTGCGCCCCGCCCAACGGCCACCTCCTCACAGGGCCTGGTGACGTCATGGCTGGAAATAGCCCCGCACCTCAagccggcggggcggggccgctGCGGGAACCATAGACAAAGCTGCGCAGAGAGCAGTGCGAGGCACACGCCCACTTCCCGCCCCTCCCAGCGCGGCCTCGTGCGGCCACCGCCCCTCTCGGCTCCCGAAGCCGCCCCAGCTCCTAACGGTGTGCGTGCGGTGATGCCCCGCGCGCCCCTGGCCTCCTCCGCGCCCTGGGCCCGCACTGGCAGCGCGTCCCCGCCTCGCCCCTCGCTCCAATGGGCGGCCACTCACCGCGCGTGCGTCGCCCGAGCCCGCGGAGGCCGGCGTGTGCATGATGCCGGCGGCGGGGAGGCAACAAAGCGGCCGCGCGGCGGGAGTTCGGTGCACGGCAGCTGCCGCACGTGCACGGCGGGCGGCGGCGACCCAGAGCTCCAGCGGCCGGCGTGCGCCTCCGCCCGCCCGCGCGGCTCTGCCCTGGCGCGGCCCTCGCGGtgcgggaggggcggggcggccggggAGGGAGCGGCCGCAGGGGCGGAGCGCGGAGGCAAACCAAAATACACCGCGCCCCTATGGGGCGGGGCCTGGTGGGCACCAGCCAATACGCGCCTAGCCCGTGCGCCGCCGGCCAATGGGCGCCGCGGGGAGCCGCGTGATCAGAGCCTGGCAGCGGCGTGATCGGGCAGGGCGGGATGCGGCATGTATTTTGGTGGCGGCGAGGGGGCGGAGCCTGAGGCCCTGGAAAGTAGGGGAAAGGTCCCGGCGGCGGGGGCGCGAGCGGGGgcgcgggcgggcggcggcggccggcGGGGACCGCGCAGCTGCGGCCGGGGAACTCCCCGAGCGTGTTGGGATGGCTGGGAGGAGGATTACGCTTAAAGGGGCCACCGCCTGCAGCCTCCCGGAGCGCAGGTCCCCATGAAGTGAATCCGTCCAGCAGAGGCGGCTCACCTGGAGACCTCAACCCAgattttgctttcttgttttttaattggtatTAATCTACCGTCGCTCTTAGGAGCGCATCCCTGGCCTGGACGAGTTTTGAAAGCTGGCTAGCCTCAGGTGACATCGCCTGCGTCTGCTCCTTACCGCAGGCACCCAGAGCCCCAGCTTCTAGGCCTGTGTCTGCTGCTGACCCCGGTCCCCAGGCAGCTCTGGGCTGCAGTTTCCGCTTAGCTCAGTGGGGGTGGAGGGCAAGACGGGTGCCCACCCGAGAGGCACCTGGTGAAACCcattcttcccagaccaggtgtAAGCGTCACCCTCGCTGGGAAGTCCTCAGGCCTGAATGAGAGAGATGCCTAGGacaccttttttccccccagtactTCGGTTGCCTGTTTCTCAGGGTGCGGTTTATCCAGTTCTGCAGCTCCAAGTTCCCGAAGTGCAGGCTGTGTTTACGTGTACCCTCACAACCTGCAGCCGTGGGCCCAAGGAAAAGGCCGTCAGAGCACCAGGGGAGGGCCTCCCCCTTAAACTGATAAGGAAGCAGGTGGGACCCAGGGCTCTGGCCAACTTTTTCCTCAACAGGCCTTCTCTTTTGGGCAGAGGGCTGACCTGCAGCTTCTCTCCGTTTCATCTTCAGATCCTTCGCAGTACCTTTCATGGCCTGtaacttctgtttctttagtTATTAGTTAATTGTCTCTCCACCAGAAGGAACCCTCCCAAGGTTAGGGAGCTTGTCTAATTCACTGTGAACCCCCAGTGCCTGGCTCGCTGCACGTACACAGTAACCActggttgaatgagtgaatgaaggccAACACCATCTGGCCTACCCGCTTGGACATGCTGCAGACCCCTCTACTTCAATGTCCTTGAAACTGAACTTCCATTCTACCCCAATCCGGATTTCTCACCTTAGGAAGGGCACCACCAGATACCTCATTCCTTCACCTAGAAATCTGAGAGTCACCTCTGACCCTTCCTTTTCCTGCACTTCCCTCCTTCTGCCGATTACTTTGTGTTCTTCTTCTTCCTGAATCTCCCTCAAACTCTTAACTTCTCTCCATCACCTACTCCTgctctggtccaagccaccaccttctctcacctggattattctGCTGCTTCCCAACGGGTCTCCCTACCTCTAGCTTCACCTGTAAACTGTGCCTCATCTCACTGCCACAATGATCTTCTAGAAGTAGAGACGGTACCAAACCCATAATCAAACCCTCATCTGGGAATCCAAACAGCTATGGGACTGAAACTTCCTCCTTAGGTGGGAATCCATGAGTCTGCGTAACCAGGCCCCAGCCAGTGCTTCCTGCATCACTCGGAACAGTTCCCCAAATccctttccctcctgc
The nucleotide sequence above comes from Physeter macrocephalus isolate SW-GA unplaced genomic scaffold, ASM283717v5 random_748, whole genome shotgun sequence. Encoded proteins:
- the KLF11 gene encoding Krueppel-like factor 11 isoform X2, whose amino-acid sequence is MDICESILERKRHDSERSTCSILEQNDMEAVEALVCMSSWGQRSQKGDLLKIRPLTPVSDSGDVSTIVHVDAATPELPKDFHSLSTLCMTPPQSPDLLEPSTGTVVPSQVTDSKAPMVVAVPPASTGAAGVLSRRAERALPGWKPELPEPAVSAHCRATVTSVICHTGGGPANAYVPTTQTQAHQPLASAEGEVRFLGHVEAVQDTHLADRVLSVNAASCQPCLHESSGLSPTDKAQQAGWPVAIQTCSPKNYENDLPRKATPLISVPIPSPPVLCQMIPVTGQSGMLSAFLKPPPQVSAGTVKPILPHAAPVPQPVFVGPSVPQGTVMLVLPQGALPQPAACSSSGMAVGNSRLLPLAPAPVFIASGQNCAPQVDFSRRRNYVCNFPGCQKTYFKSSHLKAHLRTHTGEKPFTCSWDGCDKKFARSDELSRHRRTHTGEKKFVCPVCDRRFMRSDHLTKHARRHMTTKKIPGWQAEVGKLNRIASAENPGSPLVRLPASA
- the KLF11 gene encoding Krueppel-like factor 11 isoform X1, with product MHTPASAGSGDARAVDIMDICESILERKRHDSERSTCSILEQNDMEAVEALVCMSSWGQRSQKGDLLKIRPLTPVSDSGDVSTIVHVDAATPELPKDFHSLSTLCMTPPQSPDLLEPSTGTVVPSQVTDSKAPMVVAVPPASTGAAGVLSRRAERALPGWKPELPEPAVSAHCRATVTSVICHTGGGPANAYVPTTQTQAHQPLASAEGEVRFLGHVEAVQDTHLADRVLSVNAASCQPCLHESSGLSPTDKAQQAGWPVAIQTCSPKNYENDLPRKATPLISVPIPSPPVLCQMIPVTGQSGMLSAFLKPPPQVSAGTVKPILPHAAPVPQPVFVGPSVPQGTVMLVLPQGALPQPAACSSSGMAVGNSRLLPLAPAPVFIASGQNCAPQVDFSRRRNYVCNFPGCQKTYFKSSHLKAHLRTHTGEKPFTCSWDGCDKKFARSDELSRHRRTHTGEKKFVCPVCDRRFMRSDHLTKHARRHMTTKKIPGWQAEVGKLNRIASAENPGSPLVRLPASA